One part of the Vicia villosa cultivar HV-30 ecotype Madison, WI linkage group LG6, Vvil1.0, whole genome shotgun sequence genome encodes these proteins:
- the LOC131613081 gene encoding uncharacterized protein LOC131613081, which translates to MGNCLVLQQINMMKIIKTDRKVLEFKVPIKVEEVLPLPPPASPKGVKKVRFANPEVQDVHKSSVVRIKLVISKQKLQDMLDNGGISVDKMLSLVHGEKGVDGEDLCKENNDDSLGEWKPVLKSIPEVI; encoded by the coding sequence atgggAAATTGCTTGGTGCTGCAACAAATTAATATGATGAAGATCATAAAAACTGATAGGAAAGTTCTTGAATTCAAAGTACCAATCAAAGTTGAAGAGGTTTTGCCACTTCCACCTCCAGCATCACCAAAAGGGGTCAAGAAGGTGAGGTTTGCAAATCCAGAAGTTCAAGATGTACATAAAAGTAGTGTGGTTAGGATTAAGCTTGTTATTAGTAAGCAAAAACTGCAAGATATGTTGGATAATGGAGGGATTTCAGTTGACAAGATGTTATCTCTTGTTCATGGTGAAAAGGGAGTGGATGGTGAAGATTTGTGTAAAGAAAATAATGATGATTCTCTAGGAGAATGGAAACCGGTATTGAAAAGCATACCTGAAGTAATCTAG